A genomic stretch from Acinonyx jubatus isolate Ajub_Pintada_27869175 chromosome E2, VMU_Ajub_asm_v1.0, whole genome shotgun sequence includes:
- the NOB1 gene encoding RNA-binding protein NOB1 produces the protein MAPVEHVVADAGAFLRDAALQDIGKNIYTIRDVVNEIRDKATRRRLAVLPYELRFKEPFPEYVRLVTEFSKKTGDYPSLSATDIQVLALTYQLEAEFVGVSHLKQEPEKVKVSSSSQHPETPLHISGFHLPSKPKPPRETLQHGHTAGEPENLEFTSFMFWRNPLPNIDRELQELLIDKGDDVPSEEDEEEANGFEERKDEDSDDDGGGWITPSNIKQIQRELEQCAVPKDVRVGCVTTDFAMQNVLLQMGLHVLAVNGMLVREARSYILRCHGCFKTTSDMSRVFCSHCGNKTLKKVSVTVSDDGTLHMHFSRNPKVLNPRGLRYSLPTPKGGKYAVNPHLTEDQRFPQLRLSRKARQKTDVFAPDYIAGVSPFAENDISSRSATLQIRDSTLGAGRRRLNPNASRKKFVKKR, from the exons ATGGCGCCCGTGGAGCACGTTGTGGCCGACGCCGGGGCCTTCCTTCGCGACGCGGCTCTGCAG GACATCGGGAAGAACATCTACACTATTCGGGATGTGGTGAACGAGATTCGGGACAAGGCCACACGCAGGCGGCTCGCCGTCTTGCCCTACGAGCTGCGTTTCAAGGAGCCCTTCCCGGAATACGTGCGGCTGG TGACTgagttttcaaagaaaactgGAGACTATCCCAGCCTTTCTGCCACAGATATCCAAGTGCTGGCACTCACCTATCAGTTAGAAGCAGAATTTGTTGGGGTATCTCACCTAAAACAAGAACCAGAAAAG gttaaagTGAGCTCATCGAGTCAGCACCCAGAAACTCCTCTACACATTTCTGGTTTCCATCTGCCCTCAAAG CCTAAACCCCCACGAGAAACACTCCAACATGGACACACAGCCGGTGAGCCTGAGAACCTGGAATTCACTTCCTTCATGTTCTGGAGAAACCCTTTGCCTAATATTGATCGTGAACTGCAGGAGCTCCTG aTTGACAAAGGTGATGATGTTCCAAgtgaggaggacgaggaggaagcGAATGgatttgaagaaaggaaagacgAGGACAGTGATGACGATGGGGGTGGATGGATAACTCCCAGCAACATCAAGCAGATCCAGCGGGAGTTGGAGCAGTGTGCTGTCCCCAAGGATGTGCGGGTCGGCTGTGTCACTACAGACTTTGCCATGCAG AACGTCCTGCTTCAGATGGGGCTGCACGTGCTGGCGGTGAACGGCATGCTGGTTCGCGAGGCCCGGAGCTACATCTTACGCTGCCATGGCTGTTTCAA GACGACGTCTGACATGAGCCGAGTGTTCTGTTCACATTGTGGAAACAAGACCCTGAAGAAGGTGTCTGTGACCGTCAGCGACGATGGAACCCTGCATATGCACTTTTCCCGCAACCCCAAGGTGCTGAATCCTCGGGGCCTCCGG TATTCACTTCCCACGCCCAAAGGGGGCAAATACGCCGTCAACCCCCATCTGACCGAGGACCAGCGCTTCCCTCAGCTGAGACTCTCCCGAAAGGCCAGGCAGAAAACCGACGTGTTTGCCCCTGACTACATAGCTGGGGTATCTCCCTTTGCAGAAAATGACATCTCCAGCCGGTCAGCGACCCTGCAGATCCGAGACAGCACCTTGGGAGCCGGGAGGAGACGGTTAAATCCCAATGCTTCCAGAAAGAAGTTTGTGAAGAAGAGGTGA